A section of the Hippea sp. KM1 genome encodes:
- a CDS encoding ABC transporter permease has protein sequence MKRDALFWLSLSYIGLVVILAVFASHIAPYSPYEIDPNNILKPPNIHHLFGTDRLGRDVFSRVVYASRISMEVSFIAVGISTSIGVIYGAVSGYFGGWVDALMMRFVDVMLTFPVFFLILAVVVVLGPSIFNVMVVIGLTGWMGIARIVRAESLKIRELGYVQAAKLLNKSDIYILFRHIIPNCLSPVVVYATLGVGSAILAESALSFLGLGVQPPTASWGSILSEGKDVIEVAWWMSFFPGMVIFLTVISFTIIGEKLKK, from the coding sequence GTGAAAAGGGATGCTTTGTTCTGGTTGTCTTTATCTTATATAGGACTTGTGGTGATCCTTGCCGTATTTGCCTCTCATATTGCTCCGTATAGCCCCTATGAGATAGACCCGAACAACATACTTAAGCCCCCTAACATACACCATCTGTTCGGCACGGATAGGCTTGGCAGGGATGTGTTCTCAAGGGTGGTTTACGCTTCAAGGATATCGATGGAGGTCTCCTTTATCGCCGTTGGTATTTCAACATCGATAGGTGTGATTTACGGAGCTGTAAGCGGTTATTTTGGCGGCTGGGTGGATGCTTTAATGATGCGATTTGTGGATGTTATGCTTACATTCCCCGTTTTCTTTTTGATATTGGCTGTGGTGGTGGTTCTTGGGCCGAGTATATTCAATGTTATGGTTGTTATAGGCCTGACCGGCTGGATGGGTATAGCCAGGATAGTAAGGGCTGAAAGTTTAAAGATAAGGGAGTTGGGCTATGTGCAGGCGGCTAAACTGTTAAACAAAAGCGATATATACATACTCTTTAGGCATATAATACCAAACTGTTTATCGCCTGTTGTTGTCTATGCGACGCTGGGTGTGGGTTCTGCCATACTTGCAGAATCGGCTTTGAGTTTCTTGGGTTTAGGTGTGCAGCCGCCGACTGCAAGCTGGGGAAGTATTCTGTCTGAGGGTAAGGATGTAATAGAGGTTGCCTGGTGGATGAGTTTTTTCCCGGGCATGGTTATTTTTCTAACGGTTATCTCCTTCACCATTATAGGCGAGAAGCTTAAGAAGTAA
- the rodA gene encoding rod shape-determining protein RodA, which translates to MFQIDRKKLKYFDYFLFFIVIAISAVGIITISSTTNGVLFAKRQILWVSIGIVVMLISANLDTRHIKRNAWLFYLLVMAMLIFVFVKGILSHGARRWIAVSFIHIQPSEFVKIAVIFMLAAYFDENPKTQPYSIKELAYPLGVVLLPVLLIIKQPDLGTAIAVFVIALSMILASGVNRSLVLKGILVALVFMPFAWSKLKPYQKDRIMGFLDPYSAPTTYGYNTIQSEIAVGSGGLWGKGLHNATQTQLSFLPESHTDFIFSVFSEQWGFVGCMVILGLYFVLLYRAFSIARAADNDFDRLVCVGIITYLWISVVFNIGMTLGLLPVVGIPLVFFSYGGSSTLTAFFSVGVLLSVALRSKV; encoded by the coding sequence ATGTTTCAGATAGACAGAAAGAAGTTAAAATACTTCGATTATTTTCTATTCTTTATTGTCATCGCTATTTCCGCTGTGGGCATAATCACCATTTCATCCACCACAAACGGGGTTCTATTTGCAAAAAGGCAGATTTTGTGGGTATCCATAGGCATAGTTGTGATGCTTATCAGTGCCAATCTGGATACAAGGCATATAAAGAGAAACGCCTGGTTGTTCTATCTGCTTGTTATGGCTATGTTGATCTTTGTGTTTGTTAAGGGTATCTTAAGCCACGGGGCGAGGCGGTGGATAGCCGTATCGTTTATACATATACAGCCGTCTGAGTTTGTTAAGATTGCGGTTATATTTATGCTGGCGGCCTATTTTGATGAAAATCCGAAGACTCAGCCGTATTCTATAAAAGAGCTTGCCTATCCCTTGGGAGTTGTTCTTTTGCCCGTTTTGCTTATAATTAAGCAGCCGGATTTGGGCACTGCCATAGCGGTGTTTGTTATTGCCTTGAGCATGATTTTGGCAAGCGGTGTTAATAGGTCTTTGGTGTTGAAGGGTATATTGGTTGCTTTGGTGTTTATGCCCTTTGCATGGAGTAAGCTTAAACCGTATCAGAAGGATAGAATTATGGGCTTTTTGGATCCATACAGTGCTCCGACCACCTATGGATACAACACCATACAATCGGAGATTGCCGTGGGTTCTGGTGGTCTTTGGGGTAAGGGGTTGCATAACGCCACACAGACCCAGTTGAGCTTTCTGCCAGAAAGCCACACCGATTTCATATTCTCTGTGTTCTCAGAGCAGTGGGGATTTGTTGGCTGCATGGTTATCTTGGGGCTTTACTTTGTTTTGCTTTACAGGGCGTTTTCCATTGCAAGGGCTGCGGATAATGACTTTGATAGATTGGTTTGTGTGGGTATAATTACATATTTGTGGATCTCGGTGGTTTTCAACATAGGCATGACACTTGGTCTTTTGCCTGTTGTGGGTATACCGTTGGTGTTTTTTAGTTATGGTGGCAGTTCAACATTAACGGCGTTCTTTTCTGTGGGTGTTTTACTATCCGTTGCATTGAGGAGTAAGGTATGA
- a CDS encoding Rne/Rng family ribonuclease, giving the protein MTRLLISSDPFVLRAAKVEGNRLTVFVMKRKDKSASSIIGNIYKGVIENIAPQLGAAFVNIGLDKNAFLCLDTACVESIKSLGIKIEENQEVMVQVLKPIASSKGPKVSLNITIPGNYLVLLKGTDFVGVSKHITDRQKNKQLREMLSELKEEGIGFIARTASRFASIDELRSEANYLKRLAKRIDESFASSRAPALLYEEPQLPLKVIREYCDDDTDEIIFDDEETYHKTESYLREMYNACKNKLILFDKNRPLFEYYGIDKDIKQLQDNVVHLRSGGYIIIEKTEAFFAIDVNAGSYHYRDYNADEAIFKVNLEAAYEIFKQINLRDLGGLIVVDFIDMNNPEYKKKIEEVLCRLAKEDKRKTYVSKMSELGVVEISRRKNNTDIFDEMFEKCPDCYNGGLIKSTTFICSEIYQKIKYSNKTRFRLKATPGVIDQFKRYADFKDKSIEYQISNSCNAEEYILEVVG; this is encoded by the coding sequence ATGACGAGGCTTCTTATCTCATCCGACCCGTTTGTTTTGAGGGCGGCAAAGGTTGAGGGTAATAGATTGACGGTTTTTGTTATGAAGAGGAAAGATAAATCCGCCTCTTCCATCATCGGCAACATATACAAGGGTGTCATTGAGAATATAGCCCCTCAACTGGGTGCGGCATTTGTCAATATAGGCCTGGACAAGAACGCCTTTTTGTGTTTAGATACGGCTTGTGTTGAATCCATAAAATCGCTGGGGATCAAGATAGAAGAGAATCAGGAGGTTATGGTTCAGGTTCTAAAGCCCATAGCCTCCAGCAAAGGCCCAAAGGTGAGCCTGAATATCACCATCCCGGGCAATTACCTTGTTCTGCTTAAGGGTACGGATTTTGTTGGTGTGTCCAAACACATTACAGACAGGCAGAAGAATAAACAGTTGAGGGAGATGCTTTCTGAGTTGAAGGAGGAAGGAATAGGATTTATAGCAAGAACTGCCTCGAGGTTTGCCTCTATAGATGAGCTTAGGTCTGAGGCGAATTATCTGAAGAGGCTTGCAAAGCGCATAGATGAGAGTTTTGCCTCATCCAGGGCGCCGGCTCTGTTGTATGAGGAGCCGCAGCTGCCCCTTAAGGTGATAAGGGAGTATTGCGATGATGATACCGATGAGATCATATTTGACGATGAGGAGACCTACCATAAAACAGAGTCATACTTAAGGGAGATGTATAACGCCTGCAAGAATAAATTGATCCTGTTTGATAAGAACAGGCCGTTGTTTGAGTATTACGGAATAGATAAGGACATCAAACAGCTTCAGGATAATGTGGTGCACCTAAGAAGCGGCGGTTATATAATTATCGAAAAGACCGAGGCGTTTTTTGCTATAGATGTCAATGCGGGCAGCTATCATTACAGGGATTACAATGCGGATGAGGCTATATTTAAGGTTAATCTTGAGGCTGCCTATGAGATATTCAAGCAGATAAACTTAAGGGATTTGGGCGGGTTGATAGTTGTGGACTTTATAGATATGAACAATCCCGAGTATAAAAAGAAGATAGAAGAGGTGCTCTGCAGGCTTGCAAAGGAGGATAAAAGAAAAACCTATGTAAGCAAGATGAGCGAGTTGGGTGTGGTTGAGATATCAAGGAGAAAGAACAATACAGATATATTTGATGAGATGTTTGAGAAGTGCCCCGACTGTTATAACGGCGGGCTTATAAAGAGCACGACATTTATATGTTCTGAGATTTATCAGAAGATTAAATACTCCAACAAAACGCGGTTTAGGCTTAAGGCCACACCGGGTGTGATTGATCAGTTTAAAAGGTATGCAGACTTTAAGGATAAATCCATAGAGTATCAGATAAGCAATAGTTGCAATGCAGAAGAATATATTTTAGAGGTGGTGGGATGA
- the purB gene encoding adenylosuccinate lyase, protein MIERYTRKEMGQLWTEEAKFSRWLEVEIAVCEGWESIGEIPKGTADKIRQNARFDIKRIEEIERTTRHDVVAFLENVKESLGNEGDYLHFGITSSDTIDTAMALALKRSAQIIIEDIRMVMDTLKKRAFEFKDTLMIGRSHGIHGEPISFGFVLALWYAEMKRNLKRMEEAKEIISYGKISGSMGTFANVPIEVEEYACKKLGLKPAPISSQIIQRDRYAQYMTTLAIIASTIEKIATQIRHYQRTEVREAEEFFHKGQKGSSSMPHKRNPVLSENLCGLARLVKSNSIAALENVALWHERDISHSSNERIILPDSNIAIDFMLHRLNNVLSNLTVYKDNMMKNLNLTRGVIYSQRLMLKLVEAGADKIDAYEAVQKNAMDSWENERDFKQLVLNDEFINKYLSRSQIEECFDPNYYIRRMDDIFRRVFDG, encoded by the coding sequence ATGATTGAAAGGTATACCCGAAAAGAGATGGGTCAGTTGTGGACGGAAGAGGCCAAGTTCTCACGCTGGCTTGAGGTCGAGATCGCCGTTTGCGAGGGTTGGGAAAGCATTGGCGAGATCCCTAAAGGCACAGCCGACAAGATCAGGCAGAACGCCAGGTTCGATATAAAGAGGATAGAGGAAATAGAAAGGACAACACGCCACGATGTGGTGGCATTCTTGGAGAATGTCAAGGAGAGCTTGGGTAATGAGGGCGATTATTTGCACTTTGGTATAACGAGTTCTGACACAATTGACACAGCGATGGCATTGGCCTTGAAGCGTTCGGCTCAGATTATTATAGAAGACATAAGGATGGTTATGGATACGCTGAAAAAGAGGGCGTTTGAGTTTAAGGATACGCTGATGATTGGCAGATCACACGGCATTCACGGTGAGCCCATCAGTTTTGGTTTTGTCCTGGCACTCTGGTATGCCGAGATGAAGAGAAACCTAAAGCGCATGGAGGAGGCAAAGGAGATTATCTCTTACGGGAAGATCTCTGGTTCAATGGGGACATTTGCCAATGTGCCTATAGAGGTGGAAGAGTATGCCTGTAAGAAGTTGGGTCTAAAGCCCGCACCGATATCCAGCCAGATTATTCAGCGTGATAGGTATGCGCAATACATGACGACCCTTGCCATCATAGCTTCGACCATTGAGAAGATTGCAACCCAGATCAGGCACTATCAGAGGACAGAGGTGAGGGAGGCAGAGGAGTTCTTCCACAAGGGTCAGAAGGGCTCATCGTCCATGCCGCACAAGAGAAACCCTGTTTTGAGTGAGAATTTGTGCGGTTTGGCAAGGCTTGTAAAATCAAACTCCATTGCGGCGCTTGAAAATGTTGCCTTATGGCATGAGAGGGACATAAGCCATTCATCCAATGAAAGGATCATCCTGCCCGATTCCAATATCGCCATCGATTTTATGTTGCACAGGCTGAACAATGTCCTTTCCAATCTTACCGTTTATAAGGACAACATGATGAAGAACCTCAATCTGACAAGGGGGGTTATATATTCCCAGAGGTTGATGCTTAAGCTTGTTGAGGCTGGTGCTGACAAGATTGATGCCTATGAGGCTGTTCAGAAGAACGCTATGGACTCCTGGGAGAACGAGCGTGATTTTAAACAGCTGGTGCTTAACGATGAGTTTATTAACAAATATTTAAGTAGAAGCCAGATAGAGGAGTGTTTCGACCCCAACTATTATATTAGAAGGATGGATGACATATTCAGAAGAGTTTTTGACGGATAG
- a CDS encoding sensor histidine kinase yields MNSLVKDFIDKLNDGIVVFNSDGVVLTLNRSAQEKFGLKEGDSISSILKDDDREIFLDNVLSLAKKGKPYSNFMRFIDKDGDLIFCWLNVFVYEDAFVFEIFDLSPMEKRVSTISDSSYAKVLKYMSQGIAHSIRNPIMSAGGMLSRIRAKLSQEGDEKLIKYIEVVEKSLYRIISIIANIEVVSNSFPVSLERINLVDLADEIAKKYADRGVYVSRDSLKSVCVYANRMHLSFVIEEIVKNAIDATEGMDNPQIEIRVFKEGKNAFVVVKDNGKGIEEEELPLTTIPFYSTKPSNMGIGLSLAKFLIEGYHGELLIESKKGEGTSVSITIPMEKRDDIRIKRLYD; encoded by the coding sequence ATGAACTCTTTAGTAAAGGATTTCATAGATAAATTAAATGACGGTATAGTTGTATTTAATTCAGACGGGGTTGTATTGACTCTAAATAGGTCGGCCCAGGAGAAGTTTGGCTTAAAAGAGGGCGATAGTATTAGCAGCATACTGAAGGATGACGATAGGGAGATATTCTTAGACAATGTGTTGAGCTTGGCCAAGAAAGGCAAACCCTACTCCAACTTTATGCGTTTTATTGACAAAGACGGCGATCTGATTTTCTGCTGGCTCAATGTGTTTGTGTATGAGGATGCGTTTGTCTTTGAGATATTTGACCTAAGCCCGATGGAGAAGAGGGTTTCAACCATAAGCGACTCCAGCTATGCCAAGGTGTTGAAATACATGAGCCAGGGCATAGCCCATTCCATAAGAAACCCGATCATGTCGGCTGGTGGCATGTTGTCAAGGATAAGGGCAAAACTATCGCAAGAGGGTGATGAGAAGCTGATAAAGTATATAGAGGTGGTTGAAAAAAGCCTCTATAGAATTATTAGTATAATAGCTAACATAGAGGTTGTGAGCAACTCGTTTCCCGTAAGCTTAGAGAGAATCAACTTGGTGGATCTTGCCGATGAGATTGCTAAAAAGTATGCAGACAGGGGCGTATATGTATCAAGGGATAGCCTAAAGAGTGTATGTGTGTATGCCAATCGTATGCATTTGAGCTTTGTGATTGAGGAGATTGTGAAAAACGCCATAGATGCGACAGAGGGCATGGATAACCCGCAGATAGAGATAAGGGTATTTAAAGAGGGCAAGAACGCATTTGTGGTTGTAAAGGATAACGGCAAGGGGATTGAAGAGGAGGAGTTGCCGTTGACAACCATTCCGTTTTATTCCACAAAGCCGTCGAATATGGGCATTGGCCTTTCCCTGGCCAAGTTCCTTATAGAGGGTTATCACGGGGAGCTGCTCATTGAGTCCAAGAAGGGCGAAGGCACCAGTGTCAGTATAACCATACCGATGGAAAAGAGGGACGACATAAGGATAAAGAGGCTGTATGATTAA
- a CDS encoding PDC sensor domain-containing protein, translating to MIKRLSTKVVVYTTTLVLITLFIFSMSSIFTIMALKKYALKKTENVFKENADENLEREVVSYAKILKDAMDAKESISYMFGEAVEKEITSNKHQLPELLQSVFSEMNNVLDMRVIAIFDSNGKLLDRYPTFECVDVLKRYVSKLAKSEAVNRIKYIDFHINKDESVSFSFVYFGRDSKKKPIYIVFDYKPYDMYSLIRTAQLYPYSQKYLWVINREGVLIYDPPSKQHPLITLTDHVDLTDPKNGKLLAEVVKDKILKGETGVARYVFRGVDKFVGYTYVEKYGWGLGLTLPTEIFYKPIQDLSKDIASKTIYTLALFGLFSVIMILSTIVLAFFISRRITVPINETANAVEAILKGDYSRRLKPSGTEELDKLAEVVNRLLDYFSNRENNEGEGSK from the coding sequence ATGATTAAGAGGCTTTCGACCAAGGTTGTTGTATATACCACAACCCTTGTGTTGATAACACTTTTCATATTTAGCATGAGTTCTATCTTCACCATCATGGCACTGAAGAAGTATGCCCTTAAGAAGACGGAGAATGTATTTAAGGAAAATGCCGATGAGAATTTAGAAAGAGAGGTCGTCTCCTATGCGAAGATATTGAAGGATGCTATGGATGCCAAAGAGAGCATCTCGTATATGTTTGGCGAGGCGGTGGAAAAGGAGATAACCTCAAATAAACACCAGCTTCCTGAGCTGCTTCAGAGCGTTTTTAGCGAGATGAACAATGTGTTGGATATGCGAGTGATAGCCATATTTGACTCAAATGGTAAGCTGTTGGATAGATACCCCACTTTCGAGTGTGTGGATGTGCTTAAAAGGTATGTAAGCAAGCTTGCAAAATCTGAGGCTGTAAACAGGATTAAATATATAGATTTCCACATAAACAAGGACGAGAGCGTGTCTTTTTCCTTTGTGTATTTTGGCAGGGATAGTAAAAAGAAGCCCATTTACATAGTGTTTGATTACAAGCCGTATGATATGTATTCACTCATCAGGACGGCCCAGCTTTACCCGTATTCCCAGAAGTATTTGTGGGTTATAAACAGAGAGGGTGTTTTGATTTACGATCCGCCATCAAAACAACATCCGCTGATTACCCTTACAGACCATGTGGATTTGACCGATCCAAAAAACGGCAAGCTGTTGGCCGAGGTGGTGAAGGATAAGATCCTGAAGGGCGAAACCGGCGTTGCAAGGTATGTATTTAGAGGGGTGGATAAGTTTGTGGGTTATACCTATGTGGAGAAATACGGCTGGGGGCTTGGTTTGACTTTACCTACCGAGATATTTTACAAGCCTATACAGGATCTATCGAAGGATATAGCCTCAAAGACCATATACACGCTCGCCTTATTTGGTTTGTTTAGCGTTATAATGATACTATCGACTATAGTTCTTGCGTTCTTTATCAGCAGGCGCATAACGGTGCCGATAAATGAAACGGCCAACGCCGTTGAAGCTATACTAAAGGGTGATTATTCAAGGAGACTGAAGCCTTCAGGCACAGAGGAGCTGGATAAGTTGGCAGAGGTTGTGAATAGATTGTTGGATTACTTTAGTAATAGAGAAAATAATGAAGGGGAGGGCAGCAAATGA
- a CDS encoding hybrid sensor histidine kinase/response regulator: protein MSENMEEMQEIIQDFLVEADELLEELDEDLVRLENESDDEDLLNKIFRAFHTIKGSASFLGFEKLTELTHKLEDVLNRLRKFEIRLNTEMMDAILAGVDKAKMIIEAIKNGEDPEAIDIEDNISQLAKFLDDNYTQSEGEAKQEAKEEPKEEKAEEELSEEELIKAQEQEMIEEEGINPEEEKKESKSKDDIDAEIERLLAWRMEEDKKRRMQKKQQPAEEESKQKEETQAKEQPKPQQQQKKTTALASKKTKPVIEQTIRVDVERLDDLMNLVGELVLGKNRLVSVTQRAEEKFGGDEIVEELSEVASQITLVTTDLQMGVMKTRMVQIGKVFNKFPRVVRDIARELNKEVELVIKGAETELDKSVVEEINDPLVHIVRNAIDHGIEPPEERKKLGKPPKGTVILSAYHEGNYIVIETTDDGRGMDPEKLKQKALEKGLITETEARQMSKEEAYALIFKPGFSTAAQVTNISGRGVGMDVVKTNVEKLNGIIEVKSEIGKGTTIILKIPLTLAIIQALLVKVAKEFFAVPLVSVVETVRISKDDIDKVENKDVLRLRDNIIPLVYLGDTLGIGDNKRTLDGREIYVVVVAVAEKRIGLIVDELIGREEIVIKSLGNYLTNIKGISGATIMGDGSVTLILDVANVVNEASIITTNIEDHLIELYEKDKPVVLVAARECDMTQELKKYLKERGYDVVFAYSDKEALDLACENIADLIMVDLGIYINDGYNLAKTLRRMPAYKTTPIIGISTDGTFDKEKLKEAKINKLVFAPFTGEELDAAIEAASKKNILVT, encoded by the coding sequence ATGAGTGAGAATATGGAGGAGATGCAGGAGATAATACAGGACTTCTTGGTTGAGGCAGACGAGCTGTTGGAGGAGTTAGATGAGGATTTAGTAAGGCTTGAGAATGAAAGCGACGATGAGGATCTGCTCAATAAGATATTCAGGGCCTTCCATACGATAAAGGGGTCTGCCAGCTTTTTGGGTTTTGAAAAGCTAACAGAGCTAACGCATAAGCTGGAGGATGTCCTAAATAGGCTCAGGAAGTTTGAAATTAGACTCAATACAGAGATGATGGATGCAATCTTGGCCGGTGTTGATAAGGCCAAGATGATTATTGAGGCCATCAAAAACGGCGAGGATCCAGAGGCTATAGATATAGAGGACAACATATCGCAGCTGGCCAAATTCTTGGATGATAACTATACGCAGTCTGAAGGTGAAGCCAAACAGGAAGCCAAGGAGGAGCCGAAAGAGGAAAAGGCAGAGGAGGAGTTGAGCGAAGAGGAGCTTATAAAGGCCCAAGAGCAGGAGATGATAGAGGAAGAGGGTATAAACCCCGAAGAGGAGAAGAAGGAATCAAAGAGCAAGGACGATATAGATGCCGAGATAGAAAGGCTTTTGGCCTGGAGGATGGAAGAAGATAAAAAGAGGAGGATGCAAAAGAAACAACAGCCTGCTGAAGAGGAGTCAAAACAAAAAGAGGAAACGCAAGCCAAAGAGCAACCCAAGCCGCAGCAGCAACAGAAGAAGACAACAGCCCTTGCAAGCAAGAAGACCAAGCCTGTTATCGAGCAGACCATAAGGGTTGATGTTGAAAGGCTCGATGATTTGATGAATCTTGTTGGAGAGCTTGTTTTGGGCAAAAACAGGCTGGTTAGTGTTACACAGAGGGCTGAGGAGAAGTTTGGCGGCGATGAGATAGTTGAGGAGTTAAGTGAGGTGGCAAGCCAGATAACGCTTGTCACGACCGATCTGCAGATGGGTGTAATGAAGACAAGGATGGTTCAAATAGGTAAGGTTTTCAATAAGTTCCCCCGCGTTGTCAGGGATATAGCCAGAGAGCTCAACAAGGAGGTTGAGCTTGTAATAAAGGGTGCAGAAACCGAATTGGACAAAAGCGTTGTTGAGGAGATAAACGATCCGCTTGTCCATATTGTAAGGAACGCCATAGACCACGGTATCGAGCCACCTGAGGAGAGGAAAAAACTCGGTAAACCGCCAAAAGGGACGGTAATACTTTCTGCATACCACGAGGGCAATTACATCGTTATTGAGACCACGGACGACGGAAGGGGCATGGATCCTGAAAAGCTCAAGCAGAAGGCGCTTGAGAAGGGTCTTATAACCGAGACAGAAGCCAGGCAGATGAGCAAGGAGGAGGCATACGCCTTGATATTCAAGCCGGGCTTTTCCACAGCAGCTCAGGTGACAAACATCTCCGGCCGTGGTGTGGGTATGGATGTTGTTAAGACCAATGTGGAAAAACTCAACGGTATTATAGAGGTTAAATCCGAGATCGGTAAGGGCACAACAATAATCCTCAAGATTCCGTTGACGCTTGCAATCATCCAGGCACTGCTTGTTAAGGTGGCCAAGGAATTCTTTGCCGTTCCGCTTGTCAGTGTTGTTGAGACGGTCAGAATATCCAAGGATGATATAGACAAGGTTGAGAATAAGGATGTCTTAAGACTCAGGGATAACATAATACCGCTTGTGTATTTGGGTGATACACTCGGCATAGGTGATAACAAACGCACACTCGATGGCAGGGAAATATATGTTGTTGTGGTTGCCGTGGCTGAAAAGAGGATAGGCCTGATAGTGGATGAGCTTATAGGAAGGGAAGAGATAGTTATTAAATCTTTGGGTAATTATCTAACCAACATCAAGGGTATCTCTGGTGCAACGATAATGGGCGATGGATCTGTGACATTGATCCTTGATGTGGCCAATGTGGTAAACGAGGCCTCCATAATAACAACAAATATCGAGGATCATTTGATTGAGCTGTATGAAAAGGACAAGCCGGTTGTGCTTGTTGCAGCAAGGGAATGCGATATGACTCAAGAGCTTAAGAAGTATCTAAAGGAGAGGGGATACGATGTTGTATTCGCCTATTCCGACAAAGAGGCTCTGGATTTAGCCTGTGAGAACATAGCCGATCTAATAATGGTTGATCTGGGCATATACATAAATGACGGCTATAATTTAGCAAAGACCCTAAGGAGGATGCCGGCCTATAAGACAACGCCGATCATAGGCATCTCCACCGATGGGACATTCGATAAAGAGAAGCTAAAGGAGGCCAAGATTAACAAGCTTGTGTTTGCTCCGTTTACGGGTGAGGAATTGGATGCGGCCATTGAGGCTGCCTCTAAAAAGAATATACTTGTGACTTGA
- a CDS encoding chemotaxis protein CheW — MSAKEVDLFDKSLALNEDLEEEIVKKSQKSNAIIMKDEYEQVVGFLLNKELFGVDILDVEEIIKPVDYTFVPNTRPFVLGVINLRGKIIPIVDLRIKFGFKVKPINADTRIIIISHDEYNVGFVVDKIEKVYYVEKKNIEPTPPNIPPNIEKYVKGVGKMPKKIITLLNIEELLNEGGSLYSKSSSSNNPAEVENG, encoded by the coding sequence ATGAGTGCAAAAGAGGTTGATCTATTCGATAAAAGCCTGGCTTTGAATGAGGATTTAGAGGAAGAGATAGTAAAGAAGAGTCAAAAATCCAATGCCATTATAATGAAGGATGAATATGAGCAGGTGGTGGGCTTCCTTTTGAATAAGGAGCTCTTTGGCGTTGACATTCTGGATGTTGAGGAGATTATAAAGCCCGTTGATTACACATTTGTGCCAAATACCAGGCCGTTTGTGCTTGGTGTGATCAATTTGAGGGGTAAGATTATCCCTATAGTGGATTTGAGGATTAAGTTCGGTTTTAAGGTTAAACCCATCAACGCCGATACCAGAATCATAATAATATCCCACGATGAATACAATGTGGGATTTGTTGTGGATAAGATAGAGAAGGTTTACTATGTGGAGAAGAAGAACATAGAGCCCACACCGCCCAATATACCCCCCAACATAGAGAAGTATGTAAAGGGCGTGGGAAAGATGCCAAAGAAGATCATTACACTTCTAAACATAGAGGAGCTTTTGAATGAGGGTGGAAGTCTCTATTCTAAATCTTCATCTTCAAACAATCCTGCGGAGGTAGAAAATGGCTGA
- a CDS encoding chemotaxis protein, whose protein sequence is MADKKNEDKIDILQVGTNQMELVDFRMYELKEDGKIYEGIYGINIAKVKEIIKYPNLIKIPTKDSLIEGIYNLRGEVIPIVSLAKWLGINEPPDIKTRKVIITIFNNITVGFIVHDAKRIRRVSWRFVKPPSEVLIHQYGNKIVGTINLDEEHVMIILDFESICEELGIFSEDDIKRIRDTALEGAKDKQKKVKILIADDSATARKIIKAAVEPLAERIIEVKDGQEAWDTLNKLYDETNGNIEEAVDIIITDVEMPNMDGYRFTKLVKEDDRFRKIPVIMNTSLSGNANLQKAKEVGVDDFCTKFIAEEFTQAVLKHI, encoded by the coding sequence ATGGCTGATAAAAAGAACGAGGATAAAATAGATATTTTACAAGTCGGCACCAACCAGATGGAGCTTGTCGACTTCAGGATGTATGAGCTTAAAGAGGACGGCAAGATCTATGAGGGTATATACGGCATAAACATAGCAAAGGTGAAGGAGATAATAAAATACCCCAACCTTATAAAGATACCCACGAAGGATTCCTTAATTGAAGGCATCTATAACTTAAGGGGTGAGGTCATACCGATAGTCAGCTTGGCCAAGTGGTTGGGTATTAATGAGCCACCGGATATAAAGACAAGGAAGGTTATAATAACGATCTTTAACAATATAACGGTGGGTTTCATCGTCCATGACGCAAAAAGGATCAGGCGTGTATCGTGGAGATTCGTTAAGCCACCAAGCGAGGTATTGATTCATCAATACGGCAATAAGATCGTAGGAACCATCAACCTGGATGAGGAACATGTTATGATTATACTCGACTTTGAGAGCATCTGCGAAGAGCTTGGTATATTCTCAGAGGACGATATTAAGAGGATCAGGGATACGGCATTGGAGGGTGCAAAGGATAAGCAAAAGAAGGTTAAGATACTCATTGCAGACGACTCAGCCACAGCAAGGAAGATCATCAAGGCGGCCGTGGAGCCTCTGGCCGAAAGGATCATTGAGGTTAAGGACGGCCAGGAAGCGTGGGATACGCTTAACAAGCTTTATGATGAGACAAACGGGAATATAGAGGAGGCTGTTGATATAATCATAACCGATGTGGAGATGCCCAACATGGACGGTTATAGGTTTACCAAGTTGGTCAAGGAGGATGACAGGTTTAGAAAGATTCCCGTAATCATGAATACATCGCTATCTGGTAATGCCAACCTGCAGAAGGCCAAAGAGGTCGGTGTTGATGATTTCTGCACGAAGTTCATAGCCGAGGAGTTTACTCAGGCTGTGTTGAAACATATATAA